A portion of the Esox lucius isolate fEsoLuc1 chromosome 20, fEsoLuc1.pri, whole genome shotgun sequence genome contains these proteins:
- the snx10b gene encoding sorting nexin-10B isoform X1: MGISKYIGSTSPLLPMKQFISVWVRDPRIQKNDFWHAHMDYEICIHTNSLCFTKKMSRVRRRYREFVWLREKLQENSLLMVQLPELPPKNIFFSLNNAQQITERMKGLQKFLELILESNLFLSDSCLHLFLQSELDVSGIEACVLGRTCYSVSQAILRCGRNLRRFHSQEDLSGLRRTEESFESDSDCAFVEPEPQQ; this comes from the exons ATGGGGATTTCCAAATACATTGGT TCGACCTCTCCACTCCTTCCCATGAAGCAGTTCATCAGTGTTTGGGTTCGTGATCCACGGATTCAGAAGAATGATTTCTGGCATGCCCACATGGACTACGAAATCTGCATCCAC ACCAACAGTCTCTGTTTCACCAAGAAGATGTCACGTGTGAGAAGAAGATACAGGGAGTTTGTTTGGCTTCGGGAAAAACTACAGGAAAACTCATTACTCAT GGTCCAGCTACCTGAACTCCCCCCTAAGAACATCTTCTTTAGCCTGAACAACGCCCAGCAAATCACAGAGAGAATGAAGGGCTTGCAAAAGTTCCTTGAACT GATCCTGGAGAGTAATTTGTTCCTGTCGGACAGCTGCCTGCACCTCTTCCTACAGTCGGAGCTTGACGTGTCCGGGATCGAGGCCTGCGTCTTAGGGAGAACCTGCTACTCTGTGTCTCAGGCCATACTGCGCTGTGGCCGCAACCTGCGGCGCTTCCACTCCCAGGAGGACCTGTCAGGGCTAAGACGCACGGAGGAGTCCTTTGAGTCAGACTCTGACTG TGCTTTTGTAGAACCGGAGCCTCAGCAGTAA
- the snx10b gene encoding sorting nexin-10B (The RefSeq protein has 2 substitutions compared to this genomic sequence) codes for MKQFISVWVRDPRIQKNDFWHAHMDYEICIHTNSLCFTKKMSRVRRRYWEFVWLREKLQENSLLMVQLPELPPKNIFFSLNNAQQITERMKGLQKFLELILESNLFLSDSCLHLFLQSELDVSRIEACVLGRTCYSVSQAILRCGRNLRRFHSQEDLSGLRRTEESFESDSDCAFVEPEPQQ; via the exons ATGAAGCAGTTCATCAGTGTTTGGGTTCGTGATCCACGGATTCAGAAGAATGATTTCTGGCATGCCCACATGGACTACGAAATCTGCATCCAC ACCAACAGTCTCTGTTTCACCAAGAAGATGTCACGTGTGAGAAGAAGATACAGGGAGTTTGTTTGGCTTCGGGAAAAACTACAGGAAAACTCATTACTCAT GGTCCAGCTACCTGAACTCCCCCCTAAGAACATCTTCTTTAGCCTGAACAACGCCCAGCAAATCACAGAGAGAATGAAGGGCTTGCAAAAGTTCCTTGAACT GATCCTGGAGAGTAATTTGTTCCTGTCGGACAGCTGCCTGCACCTCTTCCTACAGTCGGAGCTTGACGTGTCCGGGATCGAGGCCTGCGTCTTAGGGAGAACCTGCTACTCTGTGTCTCAGGCCATACTGCGCTGTGGCCGCAACCTGCGGCGCTTCCACTCCCAGGAGGACCTGTCAGGGCTAAGACGCACGGAGGAGTCCTTTGAGTCAGACTCTGACTG TGCTTTTGTAGAACCGGAGCCTCAGCAGTAA
- the snx10b gene encoding sorting nexin-10B isoform X2: protein MKQFISVWVRDPRIQKNDFWHAHMDYEICIHTNSLCFTKKMSRVRRRYREFVWLREKLQENSLLMVQLPELPPKNIFFSLNNAQQITERMKGLQKFLELILESNLFLSDSCLHLFLQSELDVSGIEACVLGRTCYSVSQAILRCGRNLRRFHSQEDLSGLRRTEESFESDSDCAFVEPEPQQ, encoded by the exons ATGAAGCAGTTCATCAGTGTTTGGGTTCGTGATCCACGGATTCAGAAGAATGATTTCTGGCATGCCCACATGGACTACGAAATCTGCATCCAC ACCAACAGTCTCTGTTTCACCAAGAAGATGTCACGTGTGAGAAGAAGATACAGGGAGTTTGTTTGGCTTCGGGAAAAACTACAGGAAAACTCATTACTCAT GGTCCAGCTACCTGAACTCCCCCCTAAGAACATCTTCTTTAGCCTGAACAACGCCCAGCAAATCACAGAGAGAATGAAGGGCTTGCAAAAGTTCCTTGAACT GATCCTGGAGAGTAATTTGTTCCTGTCGGACAGCTGCCTGCACCTCTTCCTACAGTCGGAGCTTGACGTGTCCGGGATCGAGGCCTGCGTCTTAGGGAGAACCTGCTACTCTGTGTCTCAGGCCATACTGCGCTGTGGCCGCAACCTGCGGCGCTTCCACTCCCAGGAGGACCTGTCAGGGCTAAGACGCACGGAGGAGTCCTTTGAGTCAGACTCTGACTG TGCTTTTGTAGAACCGGAGCCTCAGCAGTAA
- the cbx3b gene encoding chromobox protein homolog 3, with protein MRKKQNVKQRKAETITATIVTTPSESTTNTTPVVQEFVVEKIIRRRVSDGRVEYFLKWKGFNDADNTWEPEDNLDCPELIEEFLRNLCLSGENHNEEENQFPVDPELVPKEELTEQETEISSQQVYEEQRKMELQEPGDQESDSPTDLNLIGPLEPERIIGSTDRRGELMFLVKWKNSDEVALLSAREASARCPQVVVAFYEEKLTWHSGDEDQ; from the exons atgagaaagaaacagaatgtaaaacagaggaaAGCAGAGACCATAACCGCGACAATAGTAACAACACCATCTGAATCAACGACAAACACGACACCGGTCGTCCAAGAGTTTGTGGTGGAAAAGATAATCCGCCGAAGAGTCTCCGATGGAAGAGTCGAGTACTTTCTGAAGTGGAAAGGCTTCAATGA TGCGGACAACACCTGGGAACCGGAGGATAACCTGGACTGCCCAGAACTCATAGAAGAGTTCCTCAGAAACCTCTGTTTGTCCGGAGAGAATCACAATGAGGAAGAGAACCAGTTTCCTGTGGACCCGGAGCTAGTCCCCAAAGAGGAACTgacagagcaggagacagaAATT TCCTCCCAGCAGGTGTACGAGGAGCAGAGAAAGATGGAACTACAGGAGCCAGGTGACCAGGAGTCTGACTCTCCTACTGACCTCAACCTCATCGGCCCCCTTGAACCTGAACGCATCATCGGGTCCACAGACAGACGTGGAGAGCTCATGTTCCTGGTCAAATG GAAGAACTCAGATGAGGTGGCCCTGCTGTCGGCGAGGGAGGCCAGCGCCAGGTGTCCCCAGGTAGTCGTGGCATTTTACGAGGAGAAACTCACCTGGCACTCTGGGGATGAGGACCAGTAA